GATTGCCGGTCAGGCACGTGGCGCGGAGACACGGAAGCAAAACCCCAACTTGACTCACTGGGACACCCATCGAATATGCCGCATACGAAGACCAGATTTATAGGGAAGACCTAGCAATGACGCAACACACAATCGATCCGGAAAGCCAACGACGCCGCGTTGTACTCATCACCGGAGCATCGGGAGGCCTCGGCAAGGCGACAGTAGACCAATTCGAGTCGAGGGGCTGGTCCGTCGCGGCAACGGCGCGCGATCCACACAATCTGAATCAGTGGAAGGGTGCCAGCAACATTCTCGGCGTCCATCTTGACCTCTCCGACCACGCATCGATCGATAACGCCGTCGCCGACGTGGAGGAGCGATTCGGCCGCATCGATGTCCTGGTCAACAACGCAGGAAGCGGACTGGCCGGCTCGCTGGAAGCGATGAGCCTCCCGGCTTTACAGAAGCACTTTGAAGCAAACGTTGTCGGCACGCTTGCCGTGACGAAGGCGGTATTACCCGGGATGCGGCGCAGACGCGCTGGGGCGATTGTCAACGTCACGTCGATTGCCGGTCGGCTCGGACTCCCATTCATGGCCCCATATGTGATGGCGAAGTTCGCCTTGGAAGGCATGGCGGAATCCCTTCGCTACGAGCTCGCGCCGTTCGGCATCAAAGTCAGGCTCGTTGAGCCCTCCGGCATCAGGACCAATTTCGGGCACGCGTGGATTTCGAATGCCCCCTATGAACATGAGATTGCCGCGCTCCAACAGCACATGGCTCATGGCATGAACAAGGCCATGCCACCCGAAAAAGTCGCCCGCGTCGTCTATCGCGCGTCGGTCAGCACAGGCCCGGCATTCCGGTTTCCCACGCACGATGCGAGGGCGTTACTGCTGATCAAGGCGTTGCTGCCTGACCCGATCATGCAGTCATTGATGCGCGCGTCGCTGTTGAAGGCACGTCCTTCCTGACATGATCATCGCGCATTGAACGCAGGATGGATTTGCCAGCACCCCATGGTTTGTTGTCGTCCTTCAGTCAATCACTTTCCGGAGTAAGAAATGAAGCTCTCCTCGCAATTCTGCCGGTTTGCCGCAGTGGCAGCCTTGTCCGTCACCGTCCTCTGCGCACATGCCGCGGATGCCGCGCCAATCAAGAACATCGTCCTGGTTCATGGATTCTTTGCAGACGGCTCCGGATGGCAAGCGGTGGCGAAAGTCCTGACACGCCATGGCTATAAGGTTTCCGTGGTACAGGAACCGGAAACGTCCTTCGAGGACGACGTGAAGGCGACCACCCGTGTCATTGAAGCGCAGGACGGTCCATCCATTCTCGTTGGCCACAGCTATGGCGGCGCCGTGATCACTGAGGCAGGCAACCACGACAACGTCGCCGGGCTCGTCTATGTCGCGGCGTTCCAGCCCGATACGGGAGAAAGCCCCCTTGAACTGACAAAGAAGATGCCTCCCGCGACCAAGGCCATCAAGGCGACCCAGGATGGCTACCTGTACTTCGACGAAACCTTGTTTCACGCAGATTTCGCTGCAGATGTGCCTGCCGCACAAGCGAGCTTCATGGCGATCTCCCAGGTAACGCCAGCGGCCAAGTCCTTCGGCGTTCCGATCTCACAGGCCGCGTGGAGAACAAAACCCAGTTGGGCAATCGTTGCCACCGCTGACCGTGCCATCAATCCTGACCTGGAACGCTTCATGACCAAGCGCGCGGGAAGCAAGACAACCGAGATCCACTCCAGCCATGTTGCCTACATATCACACCCAGAAACAGTCGCGAAGCTTATCGAACGGGCCGCAACACAGTCTGGCAAATCGCAATAGATCATGTGTCGCCGCCGCGGTCCATAGTTCGCCGAGGCGGCATGGCTTTGTTTTGCCGAAGGAGTCAAGTCAGGCGCGAAACGACCGTTTCCGGCCCTGATACCGACAATGGGCCTTCGGTCTGATGACTGGTCGCTCAGGGTCGGTAAGAGGCGGAGGGCAGCCGGGTGGTAGGGCACGATAACGAGCAATTCGCAGAGGGGGCAACGTCGAGGTTTTACTCGGGGGCGTCACCGAAGACCCGGATGGCCAGGTCGTGCTCGAATTTGGTCGACCAAGAATCACGAGACCCTGCTGCATAGTGCATCAGAGTGCCTGTCTCTGGTCTCAGTACGCTGACCAGGCGAACCTGTTTCTCGGTCATGTCCCAGACGCTGAAGTCAGCCGCGATCAATCCGTATCGACGGCAAGCGCTGGTAAAGGCATCGCGCTCCGCGGTAGGAAACGCCTCAAGGGTTGCCATGACAAATTCTCCAATCGACTAGCCAGCCAGCTTGCGGATGGCCGTACCAATTTGTTGCACCTTTCTAGTATCGGCGTACTCCGCCCACGGATCGACGTAGCCGGCGGCGTCTACGCGCTGCAGGGCGGTCCGGATCGTCCAATGATCGCCCGCTGTCAGTTCCTCCAGTTCCTGCCAGGATACCGGCACGGAAACCCCGAGACCTGGCCGTGCGCGCGCAGAGAATGCGGACACCGTCGTCGCACCTTGGCCGTTGCGCAGGTAGTCGATGTAGACCTTACCCGCCAACAACCGATAGCCGTCGAACTTGATCTCATAGACCCATAGTTTGGCGCTGCGCGGCACCGTTGAAGCGAGCGTTGCCGCGCTCTCAAGTTACGAGCGATGCGTCACGCTTGCACCGGACTTTGCTGATGCTCACTTCAACGCAGCCAGAATTTACTGAACGCTTGAACTACAACTATAACTACGATTGCAATTCCCCCCTGCGGGAGGGGGCACTCGTTATGCCGTGGTGCGGGACAAGACCATTGGCTTCGCTTTCAGTTGCTCCTAGCCAAATCGCCCCTTTCCCCATGTGTGGAGAGGGAGCGACAGCCATCGTCATGTCAAACGGCTTTGGCGCATCCTGTCGGCTTCGACCGATGCTGATGGTTTGCCCCGCTCCCGTGCAGCGGATGAGGGCCAGGGGAGAGGGCAGTCGTTCGCCAGGAACGATACGCCACGGCCGACCCGACCCTCTTCCTCAAAACCCATAGCTAACCGAAGCAATCACCCGATTCTCCTGGTGCACGCCATACCGGTTATAACCGCCGATGATCCACTGCACCCCGGCACTAAGGGGAGTCCCCGGGATCGGCGCGGCCAGCGCCAGGGTCAAATGCCGGAAAGCGCCGCTAGAGGGCGTGTTGCCTGCAAAGCAGCCATTGACCACAAAAGCGCTATGCGGCCCGCATGAAGTCCCGGTCAGCGTATCCGTGGTGCCCAGGTATTTGCCCTCCTTCTTGTACGTATAAGCCCCGACCGTCCCGGTAAAGGTAATGCCGTACGGCAGGGTCGTGCTATAGACCAAGGTCCAGTACGTGTCCCCCTTGTTGCCCCATACCACGTCGTTGAGCAGCGTCTGCGCGTTGAGGCTGAACGGACCGTAGCTCAAGCCGAGCTTTGTCTCCAGCGCGTTGGCGTGCGAACCATTGATGTAGTAGTAGCCGGTCAGTCCTGCCGTGTAGCCAAGGTCGCCGATGATCTTGCCGCTGTAGGCGCCATAGAAATCGTTCTCGACCGACTTGGCGCTCTGGAAGCTCGTGATCGAGCGGTCGCTGTAGGAGTTGCCGAGCTGCTGGTACGAGTAGTTGATCATCGACGCCCAATAGCCGATGCTCCAGCCGCTCTCGTGCGCCAAGTCCACGCCCCACTGCAAGGCAGGTATCGAGGATTCCGGCGCGTCGCCGCCGGCGTTGCCCAACGGAGCGCCGTTGCCGTAGGTGGTGGTCGCGCCGCGCAGCACGTAGCGCGATACCGCATCGAGATGGCCGGTGAACGTGTAGGGGCTGGCCGGCTCGGCGGGCTTGGTGGCGCCGGCATCGGCCGGCTGGCCGCTGTCCTGCGCGTGGGCTTGCGTGGCGCAGGCAATCAGCGCGCAGGCGGCGAAGCAAGCCGGCACGGCGCGCCGCAACAATGGACGAAGCGGACGACGGGGAGGCATGCCAGTAGTAGGGGCGAACATGGTCGAACTCACGGTCAACAACGATGGGTGGGAGGTAAAGCAAACGGAAATCGGGGCGGGCGATGCGCCCGCCTGAGCCTGCAAGCGCGGCTAAGGCTCAGTGGGGATCGCGGCCTGCTGAGCCCGCCACGCGCGCCAGCCGCCAAAGGCGGTGATGTCGGTGGCGCCCGCGATGCCGCCGGGCTCGCAGATAAAGCCGGGCACACTGCTGCCATCGGCAAGCACCGTGCGGCCAATGCCCAGCGGCGCGGGAATGCCCGCGACAAAGCTGCCGAAGCGGGCTTCGGGCATCTCCCACACCTCGACCTCGATGGCGGCGCCTTCGCCTTCGTGCACGCGCACCAGCCCGGGCCGCTGCACGCCGGGGCCTGCCAGCGCGTAGAGGCGATAGCAGGGCGCCGTGCTGGTGCGCGCCACCAGGCGCGCGCCGCGTTCGGCGAGTTGATGGTGCAAGGGCTGGCCTTCCAGGTGGGCGCCGCAAACCGCAACCCGTAGCTGGCCGCTGCGCACAGCGGGCGGCACGATGCCGCTTTGCGCAACAAGGCGGTTTCCCGTCGCGCCGACCGTCGCCGCCTTGCCTTCCAGCGCCTGCTGCCAGCGCCGTGCCAGATGCAGCAGTGGCACGTCCTGATGCGCCGGCGCCGCCAGCGTGATACCGAAGGGCAGGCCATCTGCGAGGAACCCCGCCGGCACCGCCACGCCGGCGCAATCCAGCAAATTCAAGAAGTTGGTGTAAAGGCCGAGCTCGCTGTTGCGCGCAATCGGTTCCGCCAGCATGCCGGCGACGGTCGGGTGCGAGGGCACGGTCGGCAGCAACAACGCGTCCGCCTGCGACCAGGCGGCCTCGCCCTGGCGCTGGAGCGCGCGCAACCGGTACATGGCCGCGAACGCATCGGCGGCCAGCGGCGTGGCGCCGCCCAGCGTGATCTGCCGTGTCACCGGGAACAGAGCGTCTGCGTTGCCATCGATAAACGCGCGGATCGCCTGGTAGCGCTCGGCCACCCAAGGGCCTTCATAGAGCATCCGGGCCGCTTCCAGGAACGGCGCGAAGTCGATCTCCACCAGCACCGCGCCCAGCGTGCGGGCATGGGCGCACGCTTGCTCGAAGGCTTCGGCATAGCCGGGCTGGAAGAACCGCATTTGCCCCGGCGCGGGCACGCCCAGGCGGAACATCGCGGCCTGCCCGAAGTCGAAGCCGTGCGGTTGCGCTGCGCGCGAGTAGGGATCGTCCGCATCGAACCCCTGTGCCACCGCGAACACGCGGTGCGCGTCATCGGCGGTCAGCGCAAAGACCGATGGCGTATCCAGCGAGCGGCATGCCGGTACCACGCCGCTGGTCGACAACAGCCCGCAGCTCGGCTTGAGGCCAACCAGGTGATTGAACGCGGCGGGCACGCGGCCCGAGCCCGCCGTGTCGGTGCCCAGCGCAAAGCTCACCTGCCCAAGTGCGACCGCCACGGCCGAGCCCGAGCTGGAACCGCCGGATATTCGCGCCGGATCGAAGGCGTTTCGGCAAACGCCATAGGGCGAGCGCGTGCCGTTGAGCCCGGTGGCAAACTGGTCGAGGTTGGTCTTGCCCACGGCAATGGCGCCGGCATCCAGCAGCCGTTGCACCACGAAAGCGCTGCCGGCCGGCGTATAGGCGTAGTCCGGGCAGGCGGCCGTGGTCGGCACGCCGGCCAGGTCGATGTTGTCCTTGATCGCGAACGGAATGCCATACAGCGGCAGGCCGGCCGGCCCGTTCTGTTCCAGCTCCCGTGCGCGGGCACGCAAGGCCGTGGCGTGGAGGCGATGGATCCACGCGTGATGCGGGTCGTGCTCCGTCGCGGCAATCACCGATTCGATGACCTCGGTGGGCGTGCGTTTGCCGCTTTGGTAAGCCGCTTGCAGCGAGCCGATATCGAGCGAGAAGCGGGCCGTCATGCTGCCTCCTTCGTTGCCACGCTTTGCGGCGCTACGATGACGACTTCCTGCCCGGCGTTGACAGGGGCGCCTTCCCGGCAGGCCACGCGCCAGGCGTAGCCGGCGCAAGGCGCCGTGATGGCAAACTCCATCTTCATCGATTCCACGATGGCCAGTGTGTCGCCCTCGGCCACCGCGTCGCCTTCCTGCACCAGCACGCGCCATACGCTGCCGGGTACCTGGCTGCACACCACATGGGCTTGTTCCGGGAGTTCGCCGGCGTTCGTCGCAGCGGCGGCGGGCGCCTGCGCTTCGTCCACGTACTCGGCTTGCCCGAGCGTGCGCCAGCGTTCCCGCTCCGCGCCGAACGCGGCTTGCTGGCCTTGCCTGAACGCGGCGATATCCGTTGCATGTTTGTCCAGGAAGCGACGGTAGTCGCGCATGCCAAAGGTGCCTTGCTCGATGCGCAGCGGATAGCGGCCCGCGGGAAAGTCGCGCCGGATCCTGGTGAGATCGTCTTCGCTGACAGGATAGAAGCGGATCCGGTCGAAGAAGCGCAGCAGCCACGGCTTGCCCGCCTCGAAGT
This genomic stretch from Cupriavidus basilensis harbors:
- a CDS encoding TorF family putative porin, with product MFAPTTGMPPRRPLRPLLRRAVPACFAACALIACATQAHAQDSGQPADAGATKPAEPASPYTFTGHLDAVSRYVLRGATTTYGNGAPLGNAGGDAPESSIPALQWGVDLAHESGWSIGYWASMINYSYQQLGNSYSDRSITSFQSAKSVENDFYGAYSGKIIGDLGYTAGLTGYYYINGSHANALETKLGLSYGPFSLNAQTLLNDVVWGNKGDTYWTLVYSTTLPYGITFTGTVGAYTYKKEGKYLGTTDTLTGTSCGPHSAFVVNGCFAGNTPSSGAFRHLTLALAAPIPGTPLSAGVQWIIGGYNRYGVHQENRVIASVSYGF
- a CDS encoding SDR family oxidoreductase, with product MTQHTIDPESQRRRVVLITGASGGLGKATVDQFESRGWSVAATARDPHNLNQWKGASNILGVHLDLSDHASIDNAVADVEERFGRIDVLVNNAGSGLAGSLEAMSLPALQKHFEANVVGTLAVTKAVLPGMRRRRAGAIVNVTSIAGRLGLPFMAPYVMAKFALEGMAESLRYELAPFGIKVRLVEPSGIRTNFGHAWISNAPYEHEIAALQQHMAHGMNKAMPPEKVARVVYRASVSTGPAFRFPTHDARALLLIKALLPDPIMQSLMRASLLKARPS
- the atzF gene encoding allophanate hydrolase, whose protein sequence is MTARFSLDIGSLQAAYQSGKRTPTEVIESVIAATEHDPHHAWIHRLHATALRARARELEQNGPAGLPLYGIPFAIKDNIDLAGVPTTAACPDYAYTPAGSAFVVQRLLDAGAIAVGKTNLDQFATGLNGTRSPYGVCRNAFDPARISGGSSSGSAVAVALGQVSFALGTDTAGSGRVPAAFNHLVGLKPSCGLLSTSGVVPACRSLDTPSVFALTADDAHRVFAVAQGFDADDPYSRAAQPHGFDFGQAAMFRLGVPAPGQMRFFQPGYAEAFEQACAHARTLGAVLVEIDFAPFLEAARMLYEGPWVAERYQAIRAFIDGNADALFPVTRQITLGGATPLAADAFAAMYRLRALQRQGEAAWSQADALLLPTVPSHPTVAGMLAEPIARNSELGLYTNFLNLLDCAGVAVPAGFLADGLPFGITLAAPAHQDVPLLHLARRWQQALEGKAATVGATGNRLVAQSGIVPPAVRSGQLRVAVCGAHLEGQPLHHQLAERGARLVARTSTAPCYRLYALAGPGVQRPGLVRVHEGEGAAIEVEVWEMPEARFGSFVAGIPAPLGIGRTVLADGSSVPGFICEPGGIAGATDITAFGGWRAWRAQQAAIPTEP
- a CDS encoding alpha/beta fold hydrolase codes for the protein MKLSSQFCRFAAVAALSVTVLCAHAADAAPIKNIVLVHGFFADGSGWQAVAKVLTRHGYKVSVVQEPETSFEDDVKATTRVIEAQDGPSILVGHSYGGAVITEAGNHDNVAGLVYVAAFQPDTGESPLELTKKMPPATKAIKATQDGYLYFDETLFHADFAADVPAAQASFMAISQVTPAAKSFGVPISQAAWRTKPSWAIVATADRAINPDLERFMTKRAGSKTTEIHSSHVAYISHPETVAKLIERAATQSGKSQ